Genomic segment of Panicum virgatum strain AP13 chromosome 9N, P.virgatum_v5, whole genome shotgun sequence:
TATTGCAAAAACCGTATAGAACTAATCTTTCAAAGAAAAAACCGTATAGAACTTGTATTCCAAGAGGTACTCTACTACTACATCCTGCGGCCATACCAATTATGAACGCCAGTGTAGTTTGAGAAAAATCAACTGAGCTAATTAAGACAAATATAGTTTTAGGAAAAAAGACAAATATAACCATGAATTATGAATGGTGAACCACTACTACAATGATTATTTTCCATCCAAAAATTTGGACTGTTGGATCATGAGTCGTAAACAAACAGTTGTAGGTGTGGCAATTCAAAGCCACCCAGCAAAGGTTctcattttctattttttcccgCAGCAGGGACATTTCCAGGCTGTAAGCAAGCAAGTAATAAAATGATGACTAAGTGCCCACATTGATGGGACATAATGATATACGCACCGCTGCAGATGTCCCGTTCGGAGCTGGATAAACTTCAATTTTGCGTACACGCGGTAAGCTTCCATTCAGAGTCGGAGCATATTAACAAGCAGAAAACCAGCATCCGGGATACTTATCAAGTAGCTAGAGACAATCCCATTTTGTCACTACTATACGCGTCAGCTAGTATGTGTAAAGCAATGTAGTGCCAGAAAAAAACAATTTGCTTTGGCTTTTCTGAATCATCCAAACTCTGACTTGCCGGGGCCGCCTCACTGGAATGCACTGCACAAAAGGCCTGACCAAAACTTTACTAGTTTACTGCTGGCTTGCATGCGAGCATAAAAAAGACCATTGCTTATGTGTGAATGTCAGATAGTGCTGGGATTAAGAAACGCTTGGTGCATGAAAGGGTGTCACGCTATTGATATGAATATGGATCACGTAGGAGACTaacatttttttaaaactaTTTTTGAAGCAGCAGTTCCCTTCCTTCTATATATGTGATGGTTGTGGCCGGCAGCCtgcccggcgcggcgccggcgtccgGCGGCCACTTTCTCTACTGATGCTGTACTGCTGGTCGCCGGAGGCAGGCCCATTTAAAACCGCAAGTGACGCTTAACTAATCCTATGCTGATTAGCCTAGCTCTAGCTACATCATGATACTATGATGAAGACTCAGGTCGTCGTTGCACAATTAGACTATTCTTTGTGAAAGTTTTATGGACACAATTATCTATAGTGACACATCATctaaaaatatttgaaactagGATGAAACACCTTACCTCAATGCATAGTTTTACCTATCGTTGTTTTTCAGATTACATGCAAGATACTACTGCATCGTGTACAAGGTTTCATCCCCATGAAACTTATTTCACCTCTCTCTTTATTAATACACTACTACATCATCAAAAATGCTGATATGACAGTCTATTTAATGCCCATAAAACTCCCCTGAGAATGCCTCCTTTCCACTTCTTTTtttaagacaaaaaaaaaatcaaatcctCTTGACGAAAGAATGTCTTGAGTCTTGACCAAACCCTCCATACTCTGCTCCTGCAACTTTGTTGATTTCAGTTTCATGCCTCTGCTTggaaataattttttattttagaaagaaaactgatttatttatttattttcaaaaagaTAAATAAATCAATTTTCATCCTGGAACAGTGTGGTTCATGAACCTCATGGTCATGGCTAGGACTGAATCTCAATTTCAAAATACTTCTGATTTTTATGTGGTGTTATTTTGCATTGATGCCCGTTCCTGTTCCGAatatccttttttttgtttacctCATGTCTTGTGATGTTAGGCACGAGGCACGCAGGTCGATGTTCTCCAACTGATGCACAAGAATTCGTGGAATGACGGCAAGGAAGCTGCCAGGGGATATTCTAGAATCATTGCCGTGCTCCTCCATGGACGGTGCAATTTGCAAGCCCATCTGGAACAGCGGCTTCCTGCTGCCATACCGGCATACTGCTCATCTGACTTCCAGGCGTTCTCGTTCGACCGGGAACTGTGAACCGAGTcctcaaaaataaaacaaaataaaataaacgaGAAATCGAACGAGAATTCCTTATTCCAGTGACTGATCAATTCAAGCGGATGATGACTTGATGAGTGGCATTTCTCCATGTTGCTATCAGCGAGCATAGCGTCTTTTGGTGAGGTGAATGTGACGTGGGAGATCGACATCATCCCAGGAGATGGGGCACTTCACTAGCAAAAGGTACGTCAAGAGTAGTAGTTAAGTTAATTATACCTTCGCCTCCGTATATGTATGACGTTTAGAACAATTTAATTAGCTCAacgtcatatatttaagaatgGAGATAGTGGGAGATACAGAAGTCTTGAAGTAGTTCGACACATACATGCTATATGATACTATCTCCATCCTAAAATATAGCAACTTTTAGACTTTGtcatttttaaatatttttatctTTGATCAATAATATCTTTAAAAATAATTACTTTTAAATAGAAATTTTACATGTTATGATAGTTGGTTTCTTTATGAATAAACTAATATTATTTTTATGTTACCAATGGTTATGGTTCTTTTATCATCTACCGTCTAAGTTCAAATATTGACTTtgagaaaaattaaaaatagcGATATTCTAGGATGGAGGTAGTAGTATTTTCCCTACATGCACTTCGGCTGAGgtggaaagaaaataaatagatTTATTTCGAGCTAAATTAAATATGGTAGTCGTAAAAGGGGTTGTTGCACAAAGGGACACGTTTGGGAGTTGGGACAGTAAGGGCGTCCACAATGGTTAGCTATTTGAGTAGTTAGATCTGATgtagcaacaaaaaaaagtagGAGAGAGTAGTCACTAGTGACGAGCAAATGGCTAATCTATTTCATGTAGTCCAATAACATGTGAGATGAGCATGTGTGGTTCAATAGTATaaaatagtcttttcttttctatCCCACCTCCACATCAGCTGACCAAATAGCTAGTACCATTGCGGACACCCTAAGTATACAGTAAACCAGGTGTAGGAGAAAGATGGAAAATTTTGATCCACGGACGTATTATCTTGGCTTAGATATCCATCAGCAAAGGAGCAAGGTCCTACTCCCACATGAATTCTtccctgattttttttttgctcataGCATTTCTCTTGCTCAATCATTGAAGGCATAGGAATAATTTCACGATGAAAACAGAAGAGAATTACTCCTCTGGGTAGTACTACTATACCTCAGTCCGAATCTCCTCCTTCGGTAATTTACTACTCCCACCGATCCAAACATCAACTTTTTACGACCGGTCTGTAATGTATATTCATATAACGTCAACTTGCATGTTTTGAGCATTTTAGATAGAACACGAGCAAGGTAAAAACTGTACTCCGCTCCATGTCTATGCATGATTGCTTCATATACGATAACCTGATGGACCAtacagggtgtgtttagttcactttgcattttgcgtTTTTTCGTTTTTGCAAAgaaatcttcaatatttgaagtattaaatatagactaattacaaaactaattacagatctcgtctgtaaactacgatacgaatctaatgagcctaattagaggatcattagagcatgtttattgtagcattactgtagcaatttagtgtctaatcacgttctaattatgctcattagattcgtctcgcgatttacagtccatttttgtaatacgatttattttttgactacatttagtacaccatgtaagtgatttacaaaaaaatttacGTTTTGCGTTTACAAGATTTAAACACGGACACAATGAACTAATGACCACACCAGCACCAAAAATCTCCTCTTGATATTTTATAAAAACGTCAGAATCTCCAGAAACATGATACACGTCCAAAGAGAAAAACGGCGGAGCTTTTAATGGTGGGTCATTTTCACTCGCACGGCTCAAGATCGTGCCAGCAGCACGGCCAGGACAGGAGAACCggcacatgttttttttttcccgcTGCCGTTTGATCTGGCAGTAGAAGACGCCAGTGGGCCTGTCTCCGCTCGGCCAGTGGATATGATCGACCACCTCGATTGCTTGGGCCCTCTACGCGAGCAAAAGAAACGAATTATCCGCGACGGCGATGGCAACATGTTGAGGAAATGGAGAGGCTGGCGTGGTTGCTCTGGGATGAGACTCGTGAGTCGATGACTACAGATTGCTTGGCGTCGCAGCCTGGTCAAGCAAGAATGTTTGCCAGAATAGCTTGCCGCTTTCGTGTATATCTGAGATGTTGTCACAAGCAATGAGCCGTAGTATTCTGGCATCAACAATTCTACAGCTTATTATGCACCGTATTGAAACAGACTGAACATTGGCATCCACAGGACTGCTGGTGGACGAAGACTCGAAGAGCAACCCGCTGTTCAGGCCGCAACTTATAAAAAAACCATTGCGACGTTACAAAAAAAGTATTGGAAATAGTAACCTACACCAAATAGACACGAAACATAGAAGGATTTATATTAATCCAGAAACAAAGGAGGATTAAACAAAGTCTTACAACATAAGCTGTTGTAAACGACACACGGAGACAGATTGTTCAAACGGACACACAGAACAGGATAAGAACGAGCCACTCGGGCAGATCACGGGATAACTGCGGCACACGGCCCTGACACAATAGCAGGAAGCATATCGTCGTCTAGTACTCGTCACCGTCATCGCCTTCCTCACCCTCGTCGAACTCAGCGCCAACCTCCTCGTAGTCCTTCTCAAGTGCAGCAAGGTCCTCACGGGCCTCAGAGAACTCGCCCTCCTCCATGCCCTCACCCACGTACCAGTGCACGAAGGCACGCTTGGCGTACATGAGGTCGAACTTGTGGTCAATGCGGGAGAACACCTCAACCACACTGGTGGAGTTGGAGATCATGCACACAGCACGCTGCACCTTGGCGAGGTCACCACCAGGCACCACGCTGGGTGGCTGGTAGTTGATGCCGCACTTGAACCCAGTAGGGCACCAGTCCACAAACTGGATGGTGCGCTTGGTCTTGATGGTTGCAACAGCAGCATTCACGTCCTTGGGCACCACATCTCCACGGTACATGAGGCAGCATGCCATGTACTTGCCATGGCGGGGGTCACACTTGGCCATCATGGAAGAAGGCTCGAAGGCGCTGTTGGTGATCTCAGCAACAGACAGCTGCTCATGGTAGGCCTTCTCAGCAGAGATGACTGGTGCATAGGATGAAAGCATGAAGTGGATCCTCGGGTAGGGCACCAGGTTGGTCTGGAACTCGTTCACATCCACGTTGAGAGCACCATCAAACCTCAGGGAGGCAGTCAGAGATGAGATGACCTGGAGCACAACAGTGGTAAGAGTTAAATGGTTAGAGACACCACCCAGATTTCAAAACCGTTTACTAGTCATCAGAATGACACCACAGAATGCAACGTGGTAAACCAAGAGAGTACCTGAGACACAAGCCTGTTGAGGTTGGTGTAGGTTGGGCGCTCAATGTCAAGGGAGCGACGGCAGATGTCATAGATGGCCTCATTGTCGAGCAGGACAGAAACATCAGTGTGCTCAAGGAGGGAGTGGGTGGACAGGACACTGTTGTATGGCTCAACCACTGAGGTGGAGACCTGGGGAGATGGGTATACAGTGAACCCAAGCTTGGACTTCTTGCCATAGTCAACCGACAGGCGCTCAAGGAGGAGGGAACCAAGGCCAGACCCCGTTCCTCCACCAACAGCGTTGAAGACAAGGAAGCCTTGGAGACCAGTACAGTTGTCGGCAAGCTTCCTGATGCGGTCAAGGCACAGGTCAACAATCTCCTTGCCAACTGCAGGACAGGCAATCGAAGTTGAAGTCAGACATTCACTTCAGAATGGATCTGGGAAAAAATTTCCGCTGAAGAACATATCTTGTTACTTACTGGTGTAGTGACCACGGGCAAAGTTGTTGGCAGCATCCTCCTTGCCGCTGATGAGCTGCTCAGGGTGGAAGAGCTGGCGGTAAGTGCCAGTCCTCACCTCATCAATCACAGTGGGCTCAAGGTCAACAAACACAGCACGGGGGACATGCTTCCCAGCCCCAGTCTCACTGAAGAAGGTGTTGAAAGCATCATCGCCTCCTCCAATGGTCTTGTCACCGGGCATCTGGCCATCAGCCTGAATAGAGCAAACCAAGCAGCATTAGAGGTGCAAATCACAAGTGGAAACAGTAGATAATCAAAATGCTCACATCACAAACAAGCTAATAACAAAACTACATAATGAATGGATGTCAGTACAGTACTGAACAAAGCACATTACATGAGAGGCACAAACATTCAAAGCCACCTAGACTAGGTACACCAGGCAGATCTACATCTTAAACAGAATCAGACCCATCAATAACCAAGTTCTAACAGAGTTTGATCCAACTTTTGGTACAATACGAGCAAATCTACATTGAATCATAATAAGCATACTATTCCACACAACACGCGTCTAGATCTAAAAATATATGACGAACCAGAGACTCTAATTTATTAAAACAGACACCTACTATGTTCAGATCTACCACAAGAATAGGCTAAATCAATCTCAATCAGCCACAATTACGCTAAGGAAACGACGAGTCAATCAGACCGAATAAAATAGTGTGCTATCCTTGCTAATTCGGTAATTCCCATTCAAATTCTTCATCTATTGATCTATATAGCCAGATCTACAACAATTGCGACTGCGAGCAACCATAATTTCACCAGATCTAAACAGATATTACGAACCAGAGACTCTAATTTCTTAAAACAGACACCTACAATGTTGAAATCTACCACAGGAAAATGCTAAATCATTTACGCAATGAGAAATACTCAGACAATCAGACCAGGTAAAATAATGTGTTATTCCGGTTAATTCCTATTCAAATTCTACATCTACGTAGCCAGATCTATAACAATAGCGACTGCGAATATCCATAATTCCACCAGATCTACGGCCTAGACCAAGCACCCTTAGTTCTGAGCAGCCACCATCGCAGACAGCCAGATCCGCACAGTTTTACCTATTTCTAATGCCATTTCCACCCACCACTCAGATCCACTAAACCCAGCACAATCAACCCGAGAAACACCCAAATCGACCACAGATCTACCACCACAGAGCGAAAACGAAGGCGAAATGGGCGGATTGGTACCTGAATGCCATGCTCGAGGCAGTAGAGCTCCCAGCACGCGTTTCCGACCTGGATACCGGCCTGTCCGATGTGGATCGAGATGCACTCCCTCATGGTGTCGTCGGAagggtggggcggcggcgcggtggggaaTGGGAGGAGGGGGGGAAGCTTTGAGTCGCGGAGAGAGGCGAGTGCGAAGACGCCTTTCTCTGCGGTGCTCGGCTTAGGGTTCCGCCTCCACCCACTCGGCTCGTTTTATAGATAGATCGGGACGACAGCCAGCCTGGGCCTCGATGGAGTGCAGGTGAAGGGAGGGAGAGGCGCGGGCGCTTTTGCATTACGGCCCCAGCGGTCTGGCTATTTGCATGGTCCTCCGCCCAACGGTCGGCGGTCGCGCTGTCATGTACGCTTCGGTGAATATTAGAAATTACAGGACCAAGGTGCATAGGATTTTGAAATTAGCTTGCTTTTTGTTGGAGTCTGTACCGGCGATCCACCGCGATTACCGACTGCTAGCTGGGCCCGAGAAATTTTCTTGTAGCGGTTTGAGCCTGTACGGGACTGGGTGAGAtgaagggtgtgtttagttggtgaaaaagtttggatttaggtacgatagcacgtttcgttgttatttgataattaatgtttaattatagattaattaacatagttagattcatctcatctCATGGGAATCAGTcagactgtataattaattatttcttttaactacatttaatatttcatacatatatctaaAAATTTAATGTGACGAGTACAGTAGAAAAAAATTtaggcgcgtttagttcccaaaaattttcacccaaaaattttcacctcccctttaaacatatatatgaagcactaaatgtaattaaataacaaaactaattacacagtttggatgtacatgacgagacgaatcttttaagcctaattagtgtatgattagccataagtgctacagtaaccaacatgtgctaatgatgcggtcaaaggcctcaaaaaattcgtctcgcggtttccaagtgagt
This window contains:
- the LOC120691443 gene encoding tubulin alpha-2 chain; this translates as MRECISIHIGQAGIQVGNACWELYCLEHGIQADGQMPGDKTIGGGDDAFNTFFSETGAGKHVPRAVFVDLEPTVIDEVRTGTYRQLFHPEQLISGKEDAANNFARGHYTIGKEIVDLCLDRIRKLADNCTGLQGFLVFNAVGGGTGSGLGSLLLERLSVDYGKKSKLGFTVYPSPQVSTSVVEPYNSVLSTHSLLEHTDVSVLLDNEAIYDICRRSLDIERPTYTNLNRLVSQVISSLTASLRFDGALNVDVNEFQTNLVPYPRIHFMLSSYAPVISAEKAYHEQLSVAEITNSAFEPSSMMAKCDPRHGKYMACCLMYRGDVVPKDVNAAVATIKTKRTIQFVDWCPTGFKCGINYQPPSVVPGGDLAKVQRAVCMISNSTSVVEVFSRIDHKFDLMYAKRAFVHWYVGEGMEEGEFSEAREDLAALEKDYEEVGAEFDEGEEGDDGDEY